One window from the genome of Pyxicephalus adspersus chromosome 6, UCB_Pads_2.0, whole genome shotgun sequence encodes:
- the OSBPL2 gene encoding oxysterol-binding protein-related protein 2, producing the protein MNSEEEFFDAVTGTDSDNSSAEFADTNQRLADMTLTNQSMTPDEERSLQENGVKKHRTTLPAPMISRNNFSVWSILKKCIGLELSKITMPIVFNEPLSFLQRITEYMEHTYLINKACSCTDPLLRMQSVAAFAVSAVASQWERTGKPFNPLLGETYELFREDLGFRFVSEQVSHHPPVSAFYAEGLNKDYIFHGSIYPKLKFWGKSVEAEPRGTITLELLKHKDVFTWTNPTCCVHNVIIGKLWIEQYGTVEIVNHSSGDKCVLNFKPCGLFGKELHRVEGHIQDKNKKKLCMIYGKWTECLWSVDPATFEAYKKSEKKGGEPKKNKQNDETVNPDTDEADDMPEVQETVQVIPGSTLLWRISSRPSNSTQMYNFTNFAVALNEIDKDMKAILAPTDCRLRPDIRHMENGDLDQASKEKERLEEKQRASRRERAKTNEEWRTRWFTQGTNAHTKASDWIYTGGYFDRNFTDCPDIY; encoded by the exons GCACAGACTCAGACAATTCCTCGGCAGAATTTGCCGACACCAACCAGCGACTTGCCGACATGACCCTCACCAACCAGAGCATGACTCCCGATGAGGAGCGAAGTCTCCAGGAGAATGGAGTGAAGAAACACAg GACCACACTGCCGGCTCCCATGATCTCTAGAAATAATTTCAGCGTGTGGAGCATATTAAAGAAATGCATTGGGCTC GAACTGTCAAAAATCACAATGCCAATTGTTTTTAACGAGCCCCTGAGCTTCTTGCAGAGGATCACGGAATACATGGAGCACACATACCTGATCAACAAGGCCTGCTCCTGCACAGATCCGCTACTCAGGATGCAG TCTGTGGCAGCCTTTGCTGTTTCTGCTGTGGCATCTCAATGGGAGAGGACTGGCAAACCATTTAACCCACTTCTCGGAGAAACATACGAACTGTTTAG GGAAGACCTGGGCTTTCGATTCGTATCTGAGCAAGTCAGCCATCACCCTCCCGTTAGTGCCTTTTATGCCGAAGGCCTGAATAAAGATTATATCTTTCATGGTTCTATTTATCCAAAGCTGAAGTTTTGGGGTAAGAGCGTGGAAGCTGAACCCCGGGGAACCATCACCCTGGAGCTGCTCAA GCACAAAGATGTCTTTACATGGACAAATCCCACCTGCTGTGTGCACAATGTGATCATCGGGAAATTGTGGATAGAGCAGTATGGCACAGTGGAGATTGTAAACCACag ctCGGGAGATAAATGTGTCCTGAACTTCAAGCCCTGTGGCCTATTTGGAAAAGAGCTGCACAGAGTAGAAGGACATATTCAAGATAAGAA CAAAAAGAAACTATGTATGATATACGGGAAGTGGACAGAGTGCTTGTGGAGTGTAGATCCCGCCACATTTGAGGCTTACAAGAAATCGGAAAAGAAGGGAGGTGAACCGAAGAAAAACAAACAG AACGATGAAACTGTGAATCCAGACACTGATGAAGCTGATGATATGCCAGAAGTCCAGGAGACTGTGCAGGTCATACCTGGCAGTACCCTTTTATGGAGGATTAGTAGTCGACCTTCAAACTCCACTCAG ATGTACAACTTTACCAATTTCGCTGTGGCTCTTAATGAAATAGACAAAGACATGAAAGCAATATTGGCCCCCACGGACTGCAGATTAAGGCCAGACATCAGACACATGGAGAACGGGGATCTAG ATCAGGCTAGTAAAGAGAAGGAAAGATTAGAAGAGAAGCAGAGGGCATCTAGAAGGGAACGAGCTAAAACAAATGAAGAATGGAGAACAAG GTGGTTTACACAGGGAACTAATGCACACACTAAGGCTTCGGACTGGATCTACACAGGAGGATACTTTGATAGAAATTTTACGGACTGTCCTGACATTTATTGA